In a single window of the Tellurirhabdus bombi genome:
- the infC gene encoding translation initiation factor IF-3 gives MALQRRPMRPPRVVEEPYRINERIQAKQVRVVGENVEQGVYEIQQARALAQGQGLDLVEISPNAVPPVCRIVDYSKFKYEQKKKQKEIKSKAQKVVIKEIRFGPNTDDHDFDFKLKHAISFLKEGAKVKAYVQFVGRAIVFKERGVDILQRFSKGLEEHGKIESEPKLEGKRMTMFIAPKVVVVKK, from the coding sequence ATGGCATTACAGCGTAGACCAATGCGCCCACCGCGCGTGGTCGAAGAACCTTACCGGATTAACGAACGTATCCAGGCTAAACAAGTCCGCGTGGTCGGGGAAAACGTAGAGCAAGGCGTCTACGAGATCCAGCAGGCGCGTGCCTTAGCGCAGGGACAAGGACTTGATCTTGTTGAAATCTCTCCCAATGCAGTTCCTCCTGTCTGTCGAATCGTCGATTATTCGAAATTCAAATACGAGCAGAAGAAGAAACAGAAAGAGATTAAATCGAAAGCTCAGAAAGTCGTTATCAAAGAAATCCGGTTCGGCCCTAATACCGATGATCATGACTTTGATTTTAAACTGAAACACGCCATTAGCTTCCTGAAAGAAGGAGCTAAAGTAAAAGCGTATGTTCAGTTTGTCGGTCGTGCTATTGTCTTCAAAGAGCGTGGCGTTGATATTTTGCAGCGCTTCTCGAAAGGACTGGAAGAGCACGGAAAAATAGAATCAGAACCAAAGCTAGAAGGAAAGCGCATGACCATGTTTATTGCGCCCAAAGTAGTTGTGGTTAAGAAATAA
- a CDS encoding nuclease A inhibitor family protein, translating into MNLETSDKKMPWEELTNGLYYPSESDEPIEYIEFTYQAAPPLTVSQVKNLVLIPADIFMEEVAENEFWEPVLTEQDWYGEEEKAVLNRFKILQEEVNRQLADRQVFRSGRIEIDVFLLGRKPDGSWAGLKTRVVET; encoded by the coding sequence ATGAATCTGGAGACATCTGACAAAAAAATGCCCTGGGAAGAATTGACAAATGGGCTGTATTACCCCAGCGAATCCGACGAACCCATTGAGTATATTGAATTTACTTACCAGGCCGCTCCTCCTTTAACGGTGAGTCAGGTTAAAAATCTTGTGCTGATTCCAGCTGATATTTTTATGGAAGAAGTCGCCGAAAATGAATTTTGGGAACCTGTTCTAACGGAACAGGATTGGTACGGTGAAGAGGAGAAAGCCGTTCTAAACCGGTTTAAAATCCTTCAGGAAGAAGTGAATCGTCAGCTAGCAGACCGGCAGGTATTTCGAAGCGGGCGGATTGAAATCGATGTTTTTTTGTTAGGCCGCAAGCCCGATGGCAGCTGGGCAGGCCTGAAAACAAGAGTAGTAGAAACGTAG
- a CDS encoding tetratricopeptide repeat protein, with translation MRYKVSFVSGLLIAGILWGCGEDDRRQARIPTVPQNSAEIRNQKALEALTRAINQSAPASAYARRAALYLENGRLDEALADINEALDADDDVGRYYLIRAKILRGQRKIAQALESAQRAEGLGIETPDLYIVMGDLFQENRQFEQARLYLAKVLQMAPYEGEAFYFNGLIAAKYGDTTRALAYYERALALKPRYLDTYSQLTSIYTAQGNYETALVYNKRALAYFPKNAQLFYGRGLTFQRAYRPDSAYQYYQQAIRLQPNLYQAHFQAGQICLRWRAFGQAVRHFEEVQNVKADFPRIRYFLATALEYNNQLDQALALYAKEQAANPGDWQARSGAWRVQRKLAGTYNVAPAGEVALDDEPARPGSVLDTTRVKIMTIKPRSRFGELGDSTRN, from the coding sequence ATGCGGTACAAAGTTTCGTTCGTAAGTGGGTTATTGATCGCCGGGATTTTATGGGGTTGTGGGGAAGATGACCGTCGTCAGGCCCGCATTCCGACTGTGCCGCAGAACTCCGCCGAAATCCGCAACCAGAAAGCACTGGAAGCCTTGACCCGGGCCATTAATCAAAGTGCACCAGCGTCGGCGTATGCGCGTCGGGCGGCGCTATATCTGGAAAATGGGCGTTTGGATGAGGCCTTGGCTGATATCAACGAAGCGCTTGATGCAGACGACGATGTAGGGCGTTATTACCTGATTCGGGCCAAAATTTTGCGTGGCCAGCGGAAAATCGCGCAGGCGTTGGAAAGTGCCCAGCGGGCGGAAGGGCTTGGCATTGAAACGCCGGATTTGTATATTGTTATGGGCGATTTGTTTCAAGAAAATCGCCAATTTGAACAAGCGCGTTTATACCTAGCAAAAGTATTGCAAATGGCTCCGTATGAGGGGGAAGCCTTCTATTTCAACGGATTAATTGCTGCTAAATACGGAGATACAACCCGCGCGCTGGCTTATTATGAGCGTGCCCTGGCGCTGAAACCCCGCTATCTGGACACCTACAGCCAGCTAACGTCGATTTACACGGCACAGGGAAATTACGAGACAGCCTTGGTTTATAACAAACGAGCATTGGCGTATTTCCCTAAAAATGCCCAGCTGTTTTATGGGCGGGGGTTAACGTTTCAACGGGCTTACCGACCTGATAGCGCCTACCAGTATTATCAACAGGCGATTCGGTTGCAACCGAACCTGTATCAGGCTCATTTTCAGGCGGGCCAAATCTGCTTGCGCTGGCGGGCTTTCGGGCAGGCTGTACGGCATTTTGAAGAAGTGCAAAACGTGAAGGCTGATTTTCCGCGTATCCGGTATTTTCTGGCAACGGCCCTGGAGTATAACAACCAACTCGATCAGGCGCTGGCGCTGTATGCGAAGGAGCAGGCCGCCAATCCGGGCGACTGGCAGGCCAGAAGCGGTGCCTGGCGAGTGCAACGAAAGCTGGCGGGAACGTATAACGTAGCGCCAGCGGGGGAGGTTGCGCTGGATGATGAACCAGCCCGGCCAGGTTCGGTCCTGGATACAACCCGCGTAAAAATTATGACCATCAAACCCCGATCCCGCTTCGGCGAGTTAGGCGATTCAACTAGAAATTAA
- a CDS encoding EVE domain-containing protein, translated as MNHWLVKSEPDAYSWNKFVQEGKAVWDGVRNYQARNNLMAMKTGDQVLFYHSVIGKEVVGVAKVCREAYPDPTAGANSGTAPTPWVVVELEPLMPLPRPVTLAQLKAEPLLANLALLRQSRLSVMPIRPDEFECILALGC; from the coding sequence TTGAATCACTGGCTTGTAAAATCAGAACCAGACGCCTATTCCTGGAATAAATTTGTGCAGGAAGGCAAAGCCGTTTGGGATGGCGTCCGCAATTACCAGGCGCGTAACAACCTGATGGCCATGAAAACAGGCGATCAGGTATTGTTTTACCATAGTGTTATAGGAAAAGAAGTAGTAGGCGTCGCTAAAGTGTGCCGGGAAGCCTACCCGGACCCAACGGCGGGTGCAAACTCAGGTACAGCGCCAACACCTTGGGTCGTGGTAGAGCTGGAACCCCTTATGCCTTTGCCGCGACCGGTAACACTGGCTCAGCTAAAAGCGGAACCTTTGCTGGCCAATCTGGCGTTGCTTCGGCAATCGCGCTTGTCGGTCATGCCCATTCGTCCCGACGAATTTGAATGCATTCTGGCGTTAGGCTGTTAA
- the rplT gene encoding 50S ribosomal protein L20 translates to MPRSVNHVASRARRKKILKLAKGYYGRRKNVWTVAKNAVEKGLGYSFRDRRQKKRDFRGLWIQRINAGARQHGISYSALLGKIHAAGIELNRKVLADLAMNHPEAFKAVVEKVK, encoded by the coding sequence ATGCCACGTTCAGTAAATCATGTCGCCTCACGGGCACGTCGTAAAAAAATCCTAAAACTGGCCAAAGGTTACTATGGCCGTCGTAAAAACGTTTGGACGGTAGCTAAAAACGCCGTCGAAAAAGGTCTTGGTTATTCATTCCGTGACCGTCGCCAGAAAAAACGCGATTTCCGTGGTCTATGGATTCAGCGGATCAATGCGGGTGCGCGTCAGCACGGTATTTCCTACTCAGCTTTGCTGGGAAAAATTCATGCCGCAGGTATTGAGTTAAACAGAAAAGTTTTGGCTGACTTAGCCATGAACCATCCTGAGGCTTTCAAAGCCGTTGTTGAAAAAGTGAAATAA
- the rpmI gene encoding 50S ribosomal protein L35, with the protein MPKVKTNSGAKKRFKLTGTGKIKRKHAFHSHILTKKSTKRKRNLVHNTLVAPGDERRVKVMLNLA; encoded by the coding sequence ATGCCTAAAGTTAAAACCAACTCAGGTGCCAAAAAGCGCTTCAAGCTAACAGGCACCGGTAAAATCAAGCGGAAGCACGCTTTCCACAGCCACATCCTGACCAAGAAGTCAACCAAGCGCAAGCGGAACCTGGTTCACAACACGCTGGTAGCTCCTGGGGATGAGCGTCGTGTTAAAGTAATGCTTAACCTGGCTTAA
- the thrS gene encoding threonine--tRNA ligase codes for MMSDQIRITLPDGSVREYPSGVTSLEVAASISEGLARNVLAAKINGTVQDATRPITTDATVTLLTWNDPEGKSTFWHSSAHLMAEAMEALYPGIKFAIGPPVENGFYYDVDLNGQHFSQEDFKKVETKMLELARQKNEYVRKAVPKTEAIAYFEEKGDPYKIELLEGLEDGSITFYTQGGFTDLCRGPHIPNTGFIKAAKLMNVAGAYWRGDEKNKMLTRIYAVTYPKQKELDEYLYLLEEAKKRDHRKLGKELEIFTFSERVGQGLPLWLPKGAILRERLENFLRRAQVRAGYQPVVTPHIGSKQLYVTSGHWEKYGEDSFKPIHTPEEGEEFLLKPMNCPHHCEIYKAKPRSYRDLPLRLAEFGTVYRYEQSGELHGLTRVRGFTQDDAHIFCRPDQVKDEFKKVIDLVLYVFKSLGFDNYSAQISLRDPNKEGKYIGSDDLWEKAESAIIEAAQEKGLPTVTELGEAAFYGPKLDFMVKDALGRKWQLGTIQVDYNLPNRFELEYTGSDNQKYRPVMIHRAPFGSLERFIAILIENTAGNFPLWLSPDQIAILPISEKYEDYANDVFLTLQERDIRGYVDLRDEKIGRKIRDAEVAKVPFMLIVGEKEQAEGKLSVRRKGEGDLGAMDIEAFIELFQEQVKPIADRTA; via the coding sequence ATGATGAGTGACCAAATTCGCATTACGCTACCGGATGGCAGCGTACGAGAGTACCCCAGCGGTGTAACCAGTCTGGAGGTTGCCGCCAGTATCAGTGAGGGGCTGGCCCGGAATGTACTGGCTGCTAAAATAAACGGCACGGTGCAGGATGCCACGCGCCCCATAACAACCGATGCAACGGTAACCCTTCTCACGTGGAATGATCCGGAAGGGAAATCTACTTTCTGGCACTCGTCGGCTCACTTGATGGCCGAGGCAATGGAAGCGCTGTATCCCGGCATCAAATTTGCCATCGGGCCACCGGTCGAAAATGGATTTTATTACGATGTCGATCTGAACGGTCAGCATTTTTCGCAGGAAGACTTCAAGAAAGTCGAAACGAAAATGCTGGAACTAGCCCGGCAGAAAAACGAGTATGTACGGAAAGCCGTTCCAAAAACCGAAGCCATCGCATACTTCGAGGAAAAAGGGGACCCTTACAAAATCGAGCTTCTGGAAGGTCTGGAAGATGGCAGCATTACGTTCTATACCCAGGGTGGATTTACCGACCTTTGCCGGGGACCGCATATTCCCAATACGGGTTTCATTAAGGCGGCCAAGCTGATGAACGTGGCCGGCGCTTATTGGCGTGGTGACGAAAAAAACAAGATGCTGACCCGCATTTATGCCGTTACTTATCCAAAGCAAAAAGAGTTGGATGAGTACCTGTACCTGTTGGAGGAAGCCAAGAAACGGGATCACCGGAAATTGGGCAAAGAGCTGGAAATCTTCACGTTCTCGGAGCGCGTTGGTCAAGGTTTACCGCTTTGGTTACCCAAAGGAGCTATTCTGCGTGAGCGGCTGGAGAATTTCCTGCGTCGGGCTCAGGTCCGGGCTGGTTATCAGCCTGTTGTGACGCCACATATCGGTAGCAAGCAACTGTATGTAACTTCGGGACACTGGGAAAAATACGGTGAAGATTCGTTTAAACCCATTCATACTCCGGAAGAAGGCGAAGAGTTTTTGCTGAAGCCGATGAACTGTCCGCACCACTGCGAAATCTACAAAGCAAAACCACGTTCGTACCGGGATTTGCCACTGCGTCTGGCGGAATTTGGTACAGTTTACCGCTACGAACAATCGGGTGAGTTGCACGGCTTGACGCGGGTGCGGGGCTTTACGCAGGACGATGCGCATATTTTCTGCCGCCCGGATCAGGTAAAAGACGAGTTCAAGAAAGTAATTGACCTGGTTTTGTACGTATTCAAGTCGCTGGGTTTTGATAATTACAGTGCGCAAATCTCCCTCCGGGATCCGAATAAAGAAGGGAAATACATCGGGTCGGATGACCTTTGGGAAAAAGCCGAATCTGCCATTATCGAAGCGGCTCAGGAAAAGGGCCTGCCAACGGTAACGGAACTGGGTGAGGCCGCCTTCTACGGTCCAAAATTGGATTTTATGGTGAAGGATGCCCTGGGGCGTAAATGGCAGTTAGGCACCATCCAGGTGGATTATAACCTGCCTAACCGCTTCGAACTCGAATACACCGGTTCTGATAACCAGAAGTACCGGCCCGTGATGATTCACCGGGCACCCTTCGGGTCGCTGGAGCGTTTCATTGCTATCCTGATCGAAAATACGGCGGGTAATTTCCCGCTTTGGCTCTCACCCGACCAGATTGCGATTTTGCCAATTTCCGAGAAGTACGAGGATTACGCCAACGATGTGTTCCTAACCTTGCAGGAGCGGGACATTCGCGGGTACGTTGACTTACGCGACGAGAAAATTGGCCGCAAAATCCGGGATGCTGAAGTAGCTAAGGTACCTTTTATGCTTATTGTAGGGGAGAAGGAACAGGCCGAAGGGAAACTGTCCGTTCGCCGCAAAGGAGAAGGAGATCTTGGGGCTATGGACATTGAAGCCTTTATCGAATTATTTCAGGAACAGGTAAAGCCAATCGCTGACAGAACCGCCTGA
- a CDS encoding class I SAM-dependent methyltransferase: MQLLTPAPWPEYELIDTGGFEKLERFGPYILSRPEPQAIWEKSLPDEEWQRRAKAVFKRDKGSQEKGEWLTKPDMNDRWFVPYRRENLELSFKLSLSSFKHVGIFPEQAVNWPYIHQKVKALPMQTERPRVLNLFAYTGAASLAARQAGADVTHVDSVRQVISWSRENMEASGLDNIRWVIEDAMKFVRREARRGNTYHGIILDPPAYGRGPDGEKWLLEEHLNELLKLCADLLEKEHYFLIINLYSLGFSALIVENLMLSHFGKRPSTEYGELYLPDSFGKRLPLGVFYRFSSV, translated from the coding sequence TTGCAACTACTAACTCCGGCCCCCTGGCCTGAATACGAATTAATTGATACCGGCGGCTTCGAAAAGCTAGAACGTTTCGGACCGTATATTCTGAGTCGTCCGGAGCCCCAGGCGATCTGGGAAAAATCATTGCCGGATGAAGAATGGCAACGACGGGCTAAGGCCGTTTTTAAGCGCGATAAAGGCTCACAGGAAAAAGGAGAGTGGCTGACTAAGCCCGACATGAACGACCGCTGGTTTGTTCCGTACCGCCGTGAAAACCTTGAGTTGTCTTTTAAACTGTCGCTGTCTTCGTTTAAGCACGTTGGTATTTTTCCGGAACAGGCGGTTAACTGGCCGTATATTCACCAAAAAGTAAAGGCATTGCCGATGCAGACGGAGCGGCCCCGAGTGCTCAATCTGTTTGCGTATACCGGAGCAGCCTCTCTGGCGGCTCGGCAGGCGGGTGCCGACGTAACCCACGTTGACTCCGTTCGGCAGGTCATTTCCTGGTCGCGGGAGAACATGGAAGCCAGCGGACTGGATAATATTCGTTGGGTAATAGAGGATGCCATGAAGTTTGTGCGACGGGAAGCCCGGCGGGGAAACACCTACCACGGGATTATTCTGGATCCTCCCGCCTATGGACGCGGACCCGATGGAGAGAAATGGCTTCTGGAAGAGCACCTGAATGAATTGCTGAAGCTTTGCGCGGACCTACTCGAAAAAGAGCATTACTTTCTGATTATCAATTTATATTCGCTGGGTTTTTCGGCCCTTATTGTCGAGAATCTGATGCTTTCCCACTTCGGGAAACGTCCCAGCACAGAGTACGGCGAACTCTATCTGCCCGATTCCTTCGGGAAAAGATTACCGTTGGGGGTATTCTATCGGTTTTCTTCGGTATAG